Part of the Candidatus Zixiibacteriota bacterium genome, ACCCGGATCCGCTGATGGTCGACCTGGATCATGGCTACGAGCTGTACACGAAAGTATACAGTTTCGAGGGTCTCGAGAATTCGGTTGTGTTCCGCGATGACAACGCTACTGGTGTATTCGGGGGGCTGGGTATGGCCTCGCTTCGAATCGTTGACGAGCTCTACCGCCAGGGGGACACCGCGCGCGCCGAAGAGATTCTTAATCGCTTCATCAGGGATTTCCCTGAATTCTGGCAGCCGTATACCACGCTGGCCGAAGTGGCCCTGCAGATGCGCGACACCGCCCGGGCGCTTGCGCTCTATCGGCAGCTTCACGACACGCTCGTGGCTTTTCTGGCGACCAACCCGCGCAATCAGTACTACCTGCAGGACCTGGGAACCGCCAAGTATGAGCTGGGCCGGATCAGGAAAGACACTGCGCTGCAAGAGGACGGCGTGCGGCTGCTTCGCGAGGGGTGGGCGATAGACATGAACAGCGGGTTGGCATTTAGGAAGCTGATTACGGTACTGGGTCAGTCCGACCTGCGCGGGGAGGTAATCGAAGTGGCGAGGCAGTACGCCAATTACAAACGGAATCGCACCGATCCGTTGGTTCAGAGCCTGCTTGGAATCACCGGGCCGTAGGGCTCGGAATGTTGTGGGACGGGCGGATCACTCGGCCAGGCGGTAGCCATTGCGGCGACGGTACTGCCCGTTGTCCATCTCGATCATTCGCCGCTCGAGCAGCTCGCGCCGCACCGAGGCGCAGTCATCGACATGCCGGCTGATCAGCCGGTCCAGTTCCTTTTCGCTGTAAAGCCGGTTAGGCTCTACCTGCGCCAATATATACTCGAGCAGGTGGCGACGCTTTTCCGTGGGTGTCGCGCGGCGTGCAGGCTGCCCAGGCCGGACACGGCCGTTGCCGGTGATGCGTGGTGAGGACGGGCCGGCGCCGGTATTGGCGTTCGATTCCAGCCACTCATAGACGGAGGGTTCCGGTATACGCCACTCTTTGCCGATTTTATACGCTCTTATCTCGCCTGCCTGCACTTTGCGGGTGATGACCTGCACGTTCATCTTGAGTTTGTCGGCCAGCTCCGATGTGGTAAAGAACTCCGTGTTCTTGATGATACCTTCGCTGTAGTTCAAGCCTTGCACTCCATGGCGGTTTCTAATTGGAGCCGAATCTACTATCGGTCAAACGGCGATCAACAATTTTATGTTGAGGAAACGCAATTTGTTTGTCCGCCCAACAGGCCGGTGAACCGCAGAGGTGAGTGTGCTAGCTTCCCCGCTGTCGAGATATGTGATTGACACCATCTCTCGCGCGTGACTTATTCCGCCTAAGTGAACACCCTGGTCTACTCTGTGCTCTGCCTGATCTGGGGGTCCACGTGGCTGGCCATAAAAATCGGACTTTCCCAGGCTCCGCCTCTTACGACCGCGTCGCTACGGTTCCTGCTCGCCTCGCTGACCCTGTCATGTATCAGTCTGGTCCGACGGCATACTTACCCCGGAAGCCTACGTGAACTACTCCGTCTCGGCTACCCCGGCATCTACATGTTCGGACTGAGCTACGCCCTGGTCTATCTCGGGCAACTGTATGTCAATTCCGCCACGGCGGCCGTGTTGTTTGCATCGTTCCCTTTCTTCATTGCGGCTCTGAACTGGTGGCTGAACCGCTCGGAGAGACTGAGCCCGCGAGGCTGGCTAGGGATGGTGCTTGGGTTTGGCGGCGTAGTAGCGATTTCCTATGATTCGCTGCAAACTTCGGGCGACATTTTTCTCGGTTCGCTGGCAGTACTAGCGGCGGCACTGGTGTCGGCTTACGGTGTCGTGCTGCACAAGAAGAGGTTTGGCGATGTCAACATCGTGGTGGCGGCCAACGTGCAGATGATATCCGGCGGCATTCTGCTGCTGATCGCCGCCTGCCTCGCGGAAAGTTGGGCTGATTTTCATGTTACCGCCAAGGCGGTCGGCTCGATAATCTACCTCGCACTGGGAGGTTCGGTTGTCGCGTTTCTTGGATACTTCTGGCTGGTTAAGAGAATGCGCCTTACTGTCGTCTCGCTGATAGCGTTTATCACGCCGTTGGTGGCGATCCTGATCGGAGTGCTGGTCGCCGAGGAGTCCATAACCGCGATGGAATCCGCCGGAGCGGGATTGATCCTTTGTGGCGTTTTGTTGGTGATTCGAGCGTAGGATAAGACAGGGTCTCTCCCAACGTAGGCCGCGCGGCGATAGACGTGGAGTCTCGTAGGGCGAAACCCCCATGAATTCGACAGCAAGCTGCCGCGAGAAATCGATTGCCGTGCTCGCGCTCGACCCGGGGCTTTGACTTGCGCGGCCACTCCCGCTACGCAAGGGGGCAGGACCCAATCAGGCTAATGCCATTCCCACTCGATGAACGGCTTGTCAATATCGACCATGGCGTTGACCACCAGTTCCACCAGCCCGCCGTACAGGATATTGCAGCGCTCGAACAGACCGTACGCGGCAAACATGTCGCGCATCGCCCCCTTGCAATTCGAGCAGGGCGCGCAGACATATTTTTTGTGCTCCGGTTCGATGATGTCCTGAAACACGTCGAGTATCTGCCGAAGTTTGGTGCGGCTCGATATCTGGTTACGGAAATCCGGAAAGTTCAGGTCCTTGGTTATGGCAAAACCGCTCCCGCCGCCGCAGCAGTAGTTGTTCACGCCGTGCGGTTCCATCTCGCGAAAACGGTTACTGACCGCGCGAAGCACCTCTCGCTGCGGCTCGACGACGCCCATCAGTCGGACCAAATTGCACGGGTCGTGCAGCGTTGTGGTCATATCATCATTCCGCGATGCATCCAGTTTTAGGCGCCCGCTCTTGATGATCTCATGCAGCAGTGTCATCGAGCTCTCACGCGGGATGTTATGCTCGCCGGTGAACACCCGGTCGGCGATAACGGTCAGCGCCTTGTGGGCGTGGCCGCATTCGCCGATAACGATCTTCTTTACTCCCAGCCGTCGCGCAACCTCGGCATGCTGAAGCGCGACCTTGGCGAACTGCACATCGTCGTACCAGACGCCGTAATTGACCCCGTCGTAGGCGCACAAATCACTCGACAGTGTGTAGCTGATACCGGCCGCCTCGAGAATAATCGCAAAAGCTTCGGGATTCTCCGGCCAGGCGAGAAATTCACCCGCATTGTGGATGAGCAGAATGTCGGCGCCGGCTTTGTCCATCGGCCATTTGAACTTCATGCCGGTGCGTTCCTCGACCTCCTCCTCGAGAAACTCGACATTGTCGAGAAACGGCGTCCGCGACATACCGGTGCTGGAGCCGGTCCGGAGTTGGTTCACCGATCCCTTGGCGTGCAGCGGTTCGACCGTGATACCCATCTCCTGGCTGAAAATCTTGCGCAGCTCGCGAGTCACCAGGCCGTTGTCGACACCGATCGGACACGACTGGGCGCACCGTCGGCAGACCGTGCAGCGATAGCTCAGTTCCATCAGGCGGGCGATCATGGTCCACGACGCATCGATATCGTTGCCGGAGAGCTTCGCGAAAAACTGCCCCCCGGTCTTGACATATTTCTTGTAGAGTCGCCTGAGGATATCGGAGCGGAAGGTGGGGCGATAGATGTCCAGTCGGCCGGATTCGTTGTATATCGGGCAGGCCGCGGCACAGGTCTGACACTTGGCGCAGAACTCCATGGTCAGAAACAGCGGCTGCATAAAGGTCCAGTTTTCCTGGCGATCAAAGAGCTTCTTGAGGCCGGAGAGAAACTTCTCCACCAGCACCCGCTTCTCGTCCTCATTTTGCGGGCGTGGAAACTTGAGAGCACTGACGCCATCCAGATCGCTCTCGAGCTTTTTCCGGTTTTCCTCGGACAACCGAGTAAACTTCGGCTGAATATCGAGCTTATCATAGGGCGGAGGGAGCAGCAGAAAGTGTCCGGGGTCAAGTTCGACTAGTTGCCCGGTCCGGCGGCAGAAGTCCCTGATGGTGATCTCGTCTTTACTCATTGCCTTGTTTCTCCCAGTCGGTTGCCGCCTCGGCCCAGGTGCCTTTCTTGATGTGAGGTGCCGCCCACGAGAGCTTGTAGCCGAGTGCCTCGGTGACCGCCTTTTCTATCTTGCTGCCCCGGATGTTCGGATGATCTTCCCAGCGGACCGTGTGATACGTAAAGTACTTGCCAAACATGTGAGTCATGTGTGTAAACGGGGAATAGAACAGCAGAGCGATTACAATCCATCCCAACGCCGTTACCGATCCCGGCAACGCCGGCGCCGGCTGAAAAGTAATCATGTATTGGACAAAGCCGCGCATGTGCGTATAGCCGGGATCGACTGTCAGCCAGGCCACCAGGCCGGCGACAAAGATCGCCAGCAGGAAGATCAGGTTGAAATAATCGCTGCGAACCGACGCTTTCCTTAGTTCGTTCCCAAAAGTTCTCGCTGCCAGCAGTCCCACCGCGCCGATCGCTCCCAGTATCCAGCCGGCCGAGCCGGTAACCAACGTGAGATAGTGTACGCCCGGGCCCACCAAACCAGCTGAACCCGATGCAATGTCAATTCCGACTGCGCCCAGTATCGCCCCCATCAACAGGAGCGCCATGAATACTACCAGGCAGTAGAGGCCGAAATGAAACGGAAACGACGCGTACCAGAGGCTCCGGTTGTGGTGGAAAAGCGACTGCACGAACAAGATCTCAGCGGCCATCGCCTTAATCTCGGCGAGCCGCGAAAAATTGCTGGGTTTGGTCCACCAGTCAACTTCCTCGAAGTAGGAGCCGCCGTACGCCCCTTTTCGCTTTTCATGGGGAATGGGATAAAGATCCCAGCGGATGTGAATAGGCATCCGCGCGATCTTGATCATTTTGGCCGCCAACGAGACGGCAAAAAATACGACCGCGACATAGCCTGCCAGTTGCAAAGCGTTCATTTTGGCTTTCCGTGTTCTTCTATTTCGACAATCTCCAAGCAACCTCGACTCAGCTCCCACCGAAAACCGCGGTCCACGGGACCGTAACCGGCCTACCGGAGCGGCGGAGCTTGAGAAAAATATCACAAAGTAAGCGAATACTAACAAACTTGAGGGGAGGTGTCAAGCTATTTAGGAAGGTGCCACCACGCCAGTTATAGCGCCAAATTCTAACGCAAATTGTAAGGCGGACTTGCTTCAAGTCCGCCAGGCCGGGCCATGTTGCGGTAGATCGAAACCAGACCTCCCCTCCCAAGCAGGGTTTGAGTTGTCAGGCAGGGGTCGCCCGACAGCAGATTGTGCCAAGGACTTCTTTAACAGTCTCCATGCCGACAGGGACGCCCGCCACGCGTGCTTCTCGATGTTACCGCAACCGCGTCAGGGCCCGGAAAAACGGTTGCCAGTCCTCGACCATCACCGGTTTCTGGGCGAACAGAGCGGCATCTTCGGTACTCAGCAATTCGCGGTCCACAATTACAAGCAGCACGTTCTCATCAAACCAGGAATCGTACATGGTCCAATAGCCGCCGCTGCCCTGGCCGGATCCCCACGAGTTTTCCACTTTCCATTTTCGGGGACGGCCCGATTCAGTAGTATCCACCGCCAGGAGCACCATAGCGTGATTGGGCGACGTATCATGATAGCTGATCCGGTCCGCCTTGGTCGTGGCAAAATCGATTCCGAGCGAGATGCCGTAGTCCCAGATGCCGGCGGCAAACATGCCGCTGTCGCGGTAGTTGTCACGGCCGACATCGCAAGCGAACCAGACGATCTGGCTGTCGCGAATCATCTTGAAAGCGTAGTCCTTCAGCACCTCGATCGGCATGTTCAAAACCTGGAGATCGGTCCGCTCGAAAACGTTGCGCCCGCCGGACAACTGGTACAGTGTGCGATCTTTCATGGCCGGATTATGAGACAGTGCGACGTACTCTCCGGACATATCGCCGTAGAACTCCTGATAGAACGTATGCGGTGTATAGGTGTGGTCGACCAGTACTTTGGTCTCGCTGGTATCTTTGCCTTTGGTTGTATCCGCTTGCGCTGCGGAATCGACTGATAGCCCGAGTACGGAGCTGTCCTTCTTCGATTCCTCGTAACGAAATACGAACTCTTTTGGCGGGCGGCCGTAGGCGCAAACGAGCAAACGGTACACGTCGGCGAGCGCCTGCTCTTTGTATCGCCTTAGGTCCGACTCTTTCTTGCCGGATTGGTGCATGCGCCTGATTTCGGCGGTTGCCTTACGCAGAAGCGTGCTGAGCAGTTCGGTAGTGCGAGCGGTCGATGAGGACTGTTTGGTTTCGGGCATCGCCGACGCCGGCACCACGCCGTACTTCTGTATGAGCGCCTCGAAATACTGCCACCAGCCGCCGTCGCCCACCGGATCTTCCAGCCACATCTGGAGCGAGCGATCGTTGATATCGCGTGCGCGCAGCTCGATCATCTTCTCAAGGAGTAGATTACTTTTCTCCAGCTTATCCCAGAAGGCGAGATACGCCTGAGACAGACCGAAATCAGACAACTTCAGTTTGGTCATCACCCGCGGCGTAACCACGTTGGCGCCGGCGAACATCCAGCATCGGCCGCTGCTTTTCTGATCAATTATCTTGGTTCCCTTGAGCTCAAAATTGAACTGGCTGTTGTGTGAGCGGATCAGTTCACGATTCAGAGAGATGTCGCGCAGGTCGTTGTTGGTGGCGGCGTTGACAATGGGGGTGAGCGAGGGATCGTCGCCGATATCCTTTTCAAACCGTGCAATAAGATCCTCGCTGATCGAGCCGTATGGCTCGGCGAATGCGTACGCAGGTATGGTTATCGCGAGCGCGATAATCAATATCGACAGATTCAGCTTGGACATCGGGTGTCTCCTGTGGTGATAGTTCAAACTACCTGGATAATACGATACGGATCGGCCTCCCACAACCGATCTTGTCGCGAAGCAACTACAGTCTGGGGGAGGCTGATCAGGGCTTGTAGGTCGGGATGCTCGTCATCCCGACAATCCCACTTCTGCCGGCCACAATTCAAACTCCGATTGACAGGCGCGGCCTGATCCACGTTACTGAACATCTACCTATGCCCGCGCTTACTTCCAGGAGCCTTGAACTCCTGGCCGACACCGGCCTGTTCTACGCAGCCGCTATCTGGGGCGCGACCTTCTTCATGGTGAAAGACGCCCTGTCAGGAATCGATCCGATTGTCATGGTCGCATATCGCTTTCTATTGGCCGGGTCGATAATGGCAGTTGTGGTCCGTATGACCGGGCGTGACATCCGCCGCGATTTCAAGGCGAGCTGTCTGCTGGCGACAATGCTCTGGTTCCTGTACGTGCCGCAGACAGTCGGGTTGAAATACACAACCGCGTCGAATTCCGGGTTTATCACCGGCCTGTTTGTGATCTTCGTGCCAATCTCCATGCGCTGGCTGTTTCACAAGCGGCCGTCGATTATGGAATGGGTCGCCTGCGGCGTGGCGCTGATCGGACTTTGGATTCTGACCGGCGGCCTGACCGATATCAATGTGGGCGATATCCTGACTCTGGCCGCCGCAGTCACTTACGCTCTACACGTGCTGTACTCTGACAAGTATCTTCGCCTGGGAGCTGACCCACTGGTCATCTCATGCCAGCAGTTCCTGCTGGTGGGTTTGCTAAGCTTAGTCACGGCATTTGTGTTTGGTCTGGATATGAGAGTCCACACGCCGGCCGCTGCCTGGACCACTATCTTTCTGGCGCTTTTTCCCACGTTGACGGCATTCGTCATCCAGATGTGGGCGCAGCGCATCACGGCGCCGGTTAAAGT contains:
- a CDS encoding DUF2087 domain-containing protein, producing MNYSEGIIKNTEFFTTSELADKLKMNVQVITRKVQAGEIRAYKIGKEWRIPEPSVYEWLESNANTGAGPSSPRITGNGRVRPGQPARRATPTEKRRHLLEYILAQVEPNRLYSEKELDRLISRHVDDCASVRRELLERRMIEMDNGQYRRRNGYRLAE
- a CDS encoding EamA family transporter — encoded protein: MNTLVYSVLCLIWGSTWLAIKIGLSQAPPLTTASLRFLLASLTLSCISLVRRHTYPGSLRELLRLGYPGIYMFGLSYALVYLGQLYVNSATAAVLFASFPFFIAALNWWLNRSERLSPRGWLGMVLGFGGVVAISYDSLQTSGDIFLGSLAVLAAALVSAYGVVLHKKRFGDVNIVVAANVQMISGGILLLIAACLAESWADFHVTAKAVGSIIYLALGGSVVAFLGYFWLVKRMRLTVVSLIAFITPLVAILIGVLVAEESITAMESAGAGLILCGVLLVIRA
- a CDS encoding (Fe-S)-binding protein; its protein translation is MSKDEITIRDFCRRTGQLVELDPGHFLLLPPPYDKLDIQPKFTRLSEENRKKLESDLDGVSALKFPRPQNEDEKRVLVEKFLSGLKKLFDRQENWTFMQPLFLTMEFCAKCQTCAAACPIYNESGRLDIYRPTFRSDILRRLYKKYVKTGGQFFAKLSGNDIDASWTMIARLMELSYRCTVCRRCAQSCPIGVDNGLVTRELRKIFSQEMGITVEPLHAKGSVNQLRTGSSTGMSRTPFLDNVEFLEEEVEERTGMKFKWPMDKAGADILLIHNAGEFLAWPENPEAFAIILEAAGISYTLSSDLCAYDGVNYGVWYDDVQFAKVALQHAEVARRLGVKKIVIGECGHAHKALTVIADRVFTGEHNIPRESSMTLLHEIIKSGRLKLDASRNDDMTTTLHDPCNLVRLMGVVEPQREVLRAVSNRFREMEPHGVNNYCCGGGSGFAITKDLNFPDFRNQISSRTKLRQILDVFQDIIEPEHKKYVCAPCSNCKGAMRDMFAAYGLFERCNILYGGLVELVVNAMVDIDKPFIEWEWH
- a CDS encoding respiratory nitrate reductase subunit gamma, with protein sequence MNALQLAGYVAVVFFAVSLAAKMIKIARMPIHIRWDLYPIPHEKRKGAYGGSYFEEVDWWTKPSNFSRLAEIKAMAAEILFVQSLFHHNRSLWYASFPFHFGLYCLVVFMALLLMGAILGAVGIDIASGSAGLVGPGVHYLTLVTGSAGWILGAIGAVGLLAARTFGNELRKASVRSDYFNLIFLLAIFVAGLVAWLTVDPGYTHMRGFVQYMITFQPAPALPGSVTALGWIVIALLFYSPFTHMTHMFGKYFTYHTVRWEDHPNIRGSKIEKAVTEALGYKLSWAAPHIKKGTWAEAATDWEKQGNE
- a CDS encoding C1 family peptidase produces the protein MSKLNLSILIIALAITIPAYAFAEPYGSISEDLIARFEKDIGDDPSLTPIVNAATNNDLRDISLNRELIRSHNSQFNFELKGTKIIDQKSSGRCWMFAGANVVTPRVMTKLKLSDFGLSQAYLAFWDKLEKSNLLLEKMIELRARDINDRSLQMWLEDPVGDGGWWQYFEALIQKYGVVPASAMPETKQSSSTARTTELLSTLLRKATAEIRRMHQSGKKESDLRRYKEQALADVYRLLVCAYGRPPKEFVFRYEESKKDSSVLGLSVDSAAQADTTKGKDTSETKVLVDHTYTPHTFYQEFYGDMSGEYVALSHNPAMKDRTLYQLSGGRNVFERTDLQVLNMPIEVLKDYAFKMIRDSQIVWFACDVGRDNYRDSGMFAAGIWDYGISLGIDFATTKADRISYHDTSPNHAMVLLAVDTTESGRPRKWKVENSWGSGQGSGGYWTMYDSWFDENVLLVIVDRELLSTEDAALFAQKPVMVEDWQPFFRALTRLR
- a CDS encoding DMT family transporter, producing MPALTSRSLELLADTGLFYAAAIWGATFFMVKDALSGIDPIVMVAYRFLLAGSIMAVVVRMTGRDIRRDFKASCLLATMLWFLYVPQTVGLKYTTASNSGFITGLFVIFVPISMRWLFHKRPSIMEWVACGVALIGLWILTGGLTDINVGDILTLAAAVTYALHVLYSDKYLRLGADPLVISCQQFLLVGLLSLVTAFVFGLDMRVHTPAAAWTTIFLALFPTLTAFVIQMWAQRITAPVKVSLIFAFEPVFAGLFAWTLGDEPLVAHRAIGGLFIFAALVVSGLPAPRRRQ